A genomic segment from Nocardia cyriacigeorgica GUH-2 encodes:
- a CDS encoding acyl-CoA carboxylase subunit beta: MSTTADKLADLRKKLEIAQEPAGEAGAAKRARKGIPSARDRIEMLLDPGTFVELGALVRNPNDKDALYGDGVVTGRGLVDGRPVAVFSHDQTVYGGTIGEMFGRKVAAIMELAGKMGCPLVGINDSGGARVQEAVTSLRWYGELATKMEPLSGAVPMVSLILGNCAAGAVYQPICTDVVVATESAHMFVTGPKIIEDALGEKVDMEELGGAYNQAAYGNIHHVAKDEAAAFAWVRNYLSYLPSSAVEQPPIVNPGLEPEVTESDLSLDTLVPDSDNSIYDMHDVLVRIFDDGEFHEIGAAATKNIITGFARVDGRPVGVVANQPTVLAGALDAKASDKAAHFIHICNAFEIPLVLVVDTPGFLPGVEQEKVGVIKRGGRFLFAYVEATVPKVTVVIRKAYGGGWAVMGAKALGCDVYLAWPTARIAVMGAESAVGLTQRKILDATPDDQRAAVRQQMIDFYNATIATPWIAAERGYIDAVIEPSATRLEIRRALNLLKDKQVIRYPRKHHLLPL, translated from the coding sequence ATGAGTACTACCGCCGACAAGCTTGCCGACCTGCGCAAGAAGCTCGAGATCGCGCAGGAACCGGCCGGAGAGGCGGGAGCCGCCAAACGCGCACGTAAGGGCATTCCGTCCGCCCGCGACCGCATCGAGATGCTGCTGGATCCGGGCACCTTCGTCGAGCTCGGCGCCCTGGTGCGCAACCCCAACGACAAGGACGCCCTCTACGGCGACGGCGTGGTCACCGGACGCGGTCTCGTCGACGGCCGCCCGGTCGCGGTGTTCTCCCATGATCAGACGGTGTACGGCGGCACCATCGGCGAGATGTTCGGCCGCAAGGTCGCCGCGATCATGGAGCTGGCGGGCAAGATGGGCTGCCCGCTGGTCGGCATCAACGACTCCGGCGGCGCGCGCGTCCAGGAGGCAGTGACCTCGCTGCGCTGGTACGGCGAGCTCGCCACGAAAATGGAGCCGCTGTCGGGTGCGGTGCCGATGGTGTCGCTGATCCTGGGCAACTGCGCGGCCGGTGCGGTGTACCAGCCGATCTGCACCGACGTCGTGGTCGCCACCGAGAGCGCGCACATGTTCGTCACCGGGCCCAAGATCATCGAGGACGCCCTCGGCGAGAAGGTCGACATGGAGGAGCTCGGCGGCGCCTACAACCAGGCCGCCTACGGCAATATCCACCACGTCGCCAAGGACGAAGCCGCGGCCTTCGCCTGGGTCCGCAACTACCTGAGCTACCTGCCGTCCAGTGCCGTCGAGCAGCCGCCGATCGTGAACCCCGGCCTGGAGCCGGAGGTCACCGAGTCCGATCTATCGCTCGACACGCTCGTCCCCGACTCCGACAATTCCATCTACGACATGCACGACGTGCTGGTGCGGATCTTCGACGACGGCGAATTCCACGAGATCGGCGCGGCCGCCACCAAAAACATCATCACCGGCTTCGCCCGCGTCGACGGCCGCCCCGTCGGTGTGGTCGCCAACCAGCCCACCGTCCTCGCCGGCGCCCTCGACGCCAAGGCCAGCGACAAGGCCGCCCATTTCATCCACATCTGCAACGCCTTCGAGATCCCGCTGGTGCTGGTGGTCGACACCCCCGGCTTCCTGCCCGGCGTGGAACAGGAGAAGGTCGGCGTCATCAAGCGCGGCGGCCGCTTCCTGTTCGCCTACGTCGAGGCCACCGTCCCCAAGGTGACCGTCGTGATCCGCAAGGCCTACGGCGGCGGCTGGGCCGTCATGGGCGCCAAGGCCCTCGGCTGCGACGTCTACCTCGCCTGGCCCACCGCCCGCATCGCCGTCATGGGCGCCGAAAGCGCCGTCGGCCTCACCCAGCGCAAGATCCTCGACGCGACGCCTGATGATCAGCGCGCGGCGGTCCGTCAGCAGATGATCGACTTCTACAACGCGACCATCGCGACGCCGTGGATCGCGGCCGAACGCGGCTACATCGACGCCGTCATCGAGCCGTCGGCGACGCGGCTGGAGATCCGCCGGGCGCTGAACCTGCTCAAGGACAAGCAGGTCATCCGCTACCCGAGGAAGCATCACCTACTCCCCCTGTGA
- a CDS encoding helix-turn-helix domain-containing protein, protein MDEKLVAVGDRIRSRIPSGMSQRQLADQAGMKPDALSRALNGQRGFSSTELARIADELGADLYWLATGHEDPRRVQIAARHSWDPDRRVPMNPGRVHDDEILAQVVEVYNAALPEGPPPSEKLPDDPGRMREILGDDFVRTFGAAVEARLGVDVVRLPGLSTDYSITIGPRAVVLLATTPSWFRSNWSLAHELAHLALGHHSGNAEPAEKDEAPANRFAAELLLPQELIDREDWQRMDERQLAGFLWRTGVSSKALKNRLDWFRIQPAPGIVSALRESTPKLIRAQAQVVGGTEKVTVRQQDSSTRLFPSLVVDALQRRVDAGTVSPELLAWALAVPVDEIDFLSPDDEQLADAYARRLEDRPSAADLGKWAATNNRLAG, encoded by the coding sequence ATGGACGAGAAGCTTGTGGCGGTGGGCGATCGCATTCGGTCGCGCATTCCATCCGGCATGAGTCAGCGACAACTCGCTGACCAGGCCGGTATGAAGCCCGACGCGCTCTCCCGAGCACTGAACGGGCAGCGCGGTTTCTCGTCGACAGAGCTGGCCAGAATCGCGGATGAGCTGGGCGCGGATCTCTACTGGCTCGCCACTGGGCATGAGGATCCTCGTCGAGTTCAGATCGCTGCCCGGCACAGTTGGGATCCGGACCGGCGTGTGCCCATGAATCCGGGCCGCGTCCATGACGACGAGATCCTTGCGCAGGTAGTGGAGGTCTACAACGCCGCCCTTCCAGAGGGCCCGCCTCCGAGCGAGAAGCTGCCAGATGACCCAGGCCGTATGCGTGAAATACTCGGCGACGACTTTGTGCGAACCTTCGGCGCGGCGGTAGAAGCTCGGCTGGGCGTCGATGTCGTTCGTCTACCAGGGCTCAGCACCGACTATTCGATCACCATCGGTCCTCGGGCGGTTGTCCTATTGGCGACCACTCCGAGCTGGTTCCGTAGCAACTGGTCGCTGGCGCATGAGCTGGCACATCTCGCGCTCGGACACCACAGCGGGAACGCCGAGCCGGCAGAGAAAGACGAAGCGCCTGCCAATCGTTTTGCTGCGGAGCTGCTCCTGCCGCAAGAACTGATCGATCGCGAAGACTGGCAGCGGATGGACGAGCGGCAGCTGGCGGGATTCCTGTGGAGAACCGGAGTCTCGAGCAAGGCCTTGAAAAATCGCCTCGACTGGTTCCGTATTCAACCCGCGCCCGGCATCGTGTCCGCCCTGAGAGAATCGACGCCGAAACTGATCCGCGCTCAGGCGCAAGTAGTGGGGGGGACGGAGAAAGTGACTGTGCGACAGCAGGATTCGTCGACTCGACTCTTCCCGTCCTTGGTGGTCGACGCGTTGCAACGTCGAGTAGACGCAGGCACGGTTTCGCCGGAGCTGCTCGCTTGGGCGCTTGCTGTGCCAGTCGACGAGATCGACTTCCTGTCCCCGGATGATGAACAGCTCGCTGATGCCTACGCGCGTCGGCTAGAGGACCGGCCGAGCGCCGCCGATCTTGGGAAGTGGGCAGCGACGAACAACCGGCTCGCCGGGTGA
- a CDS encoding RNA polymerase sigma factor produces MTIDAPTAPEPSEVALVAQAVDGNPDAVARILRDLQDPIYRLALRMTGRPADAEDATQEILLRVFTRLAMWRGEAKLLTWAYRIGVNHLLNQRRRSPQEAAQLSLDAFGDKLTEDLATDYPGPDAELLATEVRLQCSQAMLQCLSREERVAFVLDDVFGVGSTEASWILDITPTAYRKRLERAKKRLRTFLTSACGIASEQARCRCARRVDYAISTGRINPQHPELATHPVSAGAATAELQMIALHDAAAIFRAHPDYALPDAKRNAVADLLRSGRFPLLADHTG; encoded by the coding sequence ATGACCATCGACGCCCCGACCGCACCCGAACCGAGCGAGGTCGCGCTCGTCGCGCAAGCTGTCGACGGCAACCCCGACGCGGTGGCCCGGATCCTGCGCGACCTCCAGGATCCGATCTACCGGCTGGCGCTCCGGATGACCGGCCGCCCCGCCGACGCGGAGGACGCCACCCAGGAGATCCTCCTGCGCGTCTTCACCCGCCTGGCCATGTGGCGCGGTGAGGCGAAACTCCTCACCTGGGCCTACCGCATCGGGGTCAACCACCTGCTCAACCAGCGCCGGCGGTCACCCCAGGAGGCGGCGCAACTCAGCCTCGACGCCTTCGGCGACAAACTGACCGAAGACCTGGCCACCGACTACCCTGGCCCCGATGCGGAACTGCTCGCTACCGAGGTCCGCCTCCAGTGCAGCCAAGCGATGCTGCAATGCCTGTCCCGCGAGGAACGCGTCGCGTTCGTCCTCGACGACGTATTCGGCGTCGGATCCACCGAGGCCTCCTGGATCCTGGACATCACCCCCACCGCCTACCGCAAACGTCTCGAGCGGGCCAAGAAACGCCTGCGCACCTTCCTGACCTCGGCCTGCGGCATAGCGTCCGAGCAGGCGCGGTGCCGGTGCGCGCGCCGAGTCGACTACGCGATCTCGACGGGACGAATCAATCCACAACACCCGGAACTGGCCACCCACCCCGTCAGCGCCGGCGCCGCGACCGCCGAACTCCAGATGATCGCGCTGCACGACGCGGCAGCCATATTCCGCGCCCACCCGGACTACGCCCTCCCCGACGCCAAACGCAACGCCGTCGCCGATCTGCTGAGGTCCGGTCGCTTTCCGTTACTGGCCGACCATACCGGCTGA
- a CDS encoding NUDIX hydrolase has translation MAAYVIRYRTTPELLVFDHTAHPEAGTQIPAGGVHPGESLEQAVLREVAEETGLRNVSVVDQLAVDDHPHSLTNVPRRTTFFRLHARSDTPDTWTHRVDGEGADHGLVFTCRFVQLPLKSPLADHQDRWLSRISS, from the coding sequence GTGGCCGCCTACGTCATCAGATACCGCACAACCCCCGAACTACTAGTCTTCGACCACACCGCCCACCCCGAAGCAGGAACCCAAATCCCCGCCGGTGGGGTGCACCCTGGTGAGTCCCTCGAGCAAGCGGTCCTCCGTGAAGTAGCCGAAGAGACCGGACTGCGCAACGTTTCCGTAGTCGACCAGCTCGCCGTAGACGACCACCCACACTCCCTCACCAACGTCCCCCGCCGAACAACCTTTTTCCGCCTACACGCCCGATCCGACACACCCGATACCTGGACGCACCGTGTCGACGGAGAAGGAGCCGACCACGGCCTGGTCTTCACCTGCCGCTTCGTACAACTGCCGCTGAAATCACCGTTGGCCGATCACCAGGATCGCTGGTTGTCTCGGATCTCGAGTTGA
- a CDS encoding GNAT family N-acetyltransferase: MTEFRRFDHLGARKIRVTVQDVYARAYTESVASDDPFESLEAAMRRFDAYTSRAGFDLVVLYSEGEAIGQAWGWPLTANSRWWNGLHLDEEEPDFTTEDGTRTFALSEIMVVREHTGRGHARALHDELLAGRQEQRATLLVDPTNENAYARYRKWGWFRVGVLRPDWDGAPVFDVLIRKLAE; the protein is encoded by the coding sequence TTGACTGAGTTCCGGCGGTTCGACCACCTGGGCGCCCGGAAGATCCGCGTCACCGTTCAGGACGTGTACGCGCGCGCATACACCGAATCCGTCGCCTCTGACGACCCGTTCGAGTCGCTGGAAGCGGCCATGCGGCGATTCGACGCCTACACGAGCCGTGCAGGATTCGACCTGGTCGTGCTGTACTCCGAGGGCGAAGCGATCGGGCAGGCGTGGGGGTGGCCGCTCACCGCGAATTCCCGGTGGTGGAACGGTCTGCACCTCGACGAAGAGGAGCCGGATTTCACGACAGAGGACGGGACACGGACATTCGCGCTGTCGGAGATCATGGTGGTACGTGAGCACACCGGAAGAGGTCACGCGCGGGCTTTGCACGACGAACTGCTGGCTGGTCGACAAGAACAGCGGGCGACCCTGCTCGTGGATCCGACGAACGAGAACGCATATGCGCGGTACCGGAAATGGGGTTGGTTCCGGGTCGGTGTGCTACGACCCGACTGGGATGGGGCCCCTGTTTTCGACGTACTGATCCGCAAGCTGGCTGAGTGA
- a CDS encoding D-alanyl-D-alanine carboxypeptidase family protein yields MLPAAIAGVLVVFAPTVAAAPVVGGSNDQAPFPVALQPDGIQARGAALAEGNTGLIVWSREAHARVPVASLTKVMTALVVLEAGDLERPVTVPQSAIDASAAHGGSSAGLVAGEVLTARQLLYAMMLPSGCDAAYALAEAFGPGREAFIGKMNATAHRLGMGNTHFTDPSGLPVPGDYSTYSTPADMVRMGHHAMGNPVFRQIVGTRVHHQPAGPANRAHVWENTNDLLHRYPGTTGIKTGSTNAAGTCLLFEAQRGAQRLIGVVLHSAPFDLDAATADAERIMNWGFLPVLSSLPVP; encoded by the coding sequence GTGCTGCCGGCGGCGATTGCTGGAGTGCTCGTTGTTTTCGCGCCTACTGTCGCGGCGGCTCCGGTTGTCGGCGGCTCGAATGATCAGGCTCCGTTTCCGGTGGCGCTGCAACCCGATGGGATTCAAGCGCGCGGGGCGGCGTTGGCGGAGGGGAATACCGGGTTGATCGTGTGGTCGCGGGAGGCGCACGCGCGGGTTCCGGTGGCCAGTCTTACCAAGGTGATGACGGCGTTGGTGGTGTTGGAGGCGGGGGATCTGGAGCGGCCGGTGACGGTGCCGCAGTCGGCGATCGATGCGTCGGCGGCGCATGGGGGGAGTTCGGCGGGGTTGGTTGCCGGTGAAGTGCTCACTGCGCGCCAGTTGCTGTACGCGATGATGCTTCCTTCGGGGTGTGATGCGGCGTATGCGCTGGCGGAGGCGTTCGGGCCGGGGCGGGAGGCGTTCATCGGGAAGATGAACGCTACGGCGCATCGGCTGGGGATGGGGAATACGCACTTCACCGATCCCAGTGGGCTGCCCGTTCCGGGCGATTACTCCACCTATTCCACGCCTGCCGACATGGTGCGGATGGGGCATCACGCCATGGGCAACCCGGTCTTCCGGCAGATCGTGGGGACCCGGGTTCATCACCAGCCGGCGGGCCCGGCCAACCGCGCTCACGTCTGGGAGAACACCAACGACCTACTGCACCGGTACCCGGGCACAACAGGGATCAAAACCGGATCGACGAATGCCGCCGGAACCTGCCTGCTGTTCGAAGCGCAGCGGGGCGCCCAGCGCTTGATCGGCGTGGTCCTGCACAGCGCCCCCTTCGACCTCGACGCCGCCACCGCCGACGCCGAACGCATCATGAACTGGGGCTTCCTCCCCGTCCTCAGCTCCCTCCCCGTCCCCTGA
- a CDS encoding NUDIX hydrolase: MVSVCYLAFVPDLPMPEPGGDARRAIWVPVESVLNEPTELAFDHHQIIADAVDRARSKLEYTTLATRFCRPQFTVAELRRVYEIVWGRPLDQRNFHRKITSAEGVLIPTGERTTRHGGRPAALYRRGPATVLHPAILRPTSG; encoded by the coding sequence GTGGTGAGCGTCTGCTATCTGGCATTCGTGCCCGATCTTCCGATGCCCGAGCCAGGAGGCGACGCGAGAAGAGCGATCTGGGTCCCCGTCGAGTCGGTGCTGAACGAGCCGACGGAGCTGGCGTTCGACCACCATCAGATCATCGCGGACGCGGTCGACCGAGCCAGGAGCAAACTCGAATACACCACCCTCGCAACACGATTTTGCCGACCGCAGTTCACCGTCGCCGAGCTACGGAGAGTTTACGAGATCGTATGGGGCCGCCCGCTGGATCAGCGCAACTTTCATCGCAAGATCACCAGCGCTGAAGGAGTCCTGATCCCCACCGGCGAGCGAACCACCCGCCACGGCGGGCGCCCAGCCGCCCTGTACCGTCGCGGCCCGGCCACGGTTCTACACCCTGCGATATTGCGACCCACCTCCGGATAA
- a CDS encoding haloalkane dehalogenase — MRRHHPPDPSHPNLPVSRRVLLQGVAAGVALVSAGCLSIEKKDRTMATTTVLDSHMSYVDLGAGTPLVFLHGNPSSSHMWRNVLPHMPAARLLAPDLIGMGASGKPDIGYSFAEHARYLDAWFDTLGLDRVVLVGHDWGGALACDWAARHPERVLGLALFESILKPMRWEDLSPQARTRSESIRTPGIGEDMVLDQDLFIRQAFTGGVLEPVGETDLQTYLAPFPTPESRRPVLAWARQMPLGGEPADLVARIEAYDRWLSDSVGTPKLLLTFEGSPTLLIDPAMAGWCENHIATLEVVACGAAGHHAAEDRPGEIGTAIAEWLRRHRLTGGR; from the coding sequence ATGCGCCGGCACCACCCTCCGGATCCATCCCACCCCAACCTGCCGGTATCTCGACGCGTACTGCTCCAGGGTGTCGCCGCAGGAGTCGCGCTCGTCTCCGCCGGATGCCTGTCGATCGAAAAGAAGGACCGAACCATGGCTACGACAACAGTTCTCGACTCACACATGTCCTACGTCGACCTCGGCGCCGGCACCCCGCTCGTCTTCCTGCACGGCAACCCGAGCTCCTCGCATATGTGGCGCAACGTGCTGCCCCATATGCCCGCCGCGCGCCTGCTTGCCCCGGACCTCATCGGCATGGGCGCATCGGGCAAACCCGATATCGGCTACAGCTTCGCCGAGCACGCCCGCTACCTCGACGCCTGGTTCGACACCCTCGGCCTCGACCGGGTCGTCCTGGTCGGCCACGACTGGGGCGGCGCGCTCGCCTGTGATTGGGCCGCGCGCCACCCAGAGCGAGTGCTCGGTCTCGCCCTCTTCGAGAGCATCCTCAAACCGATGCGCTGGGAGGACCTCTCCCCGCAGGCGCGCACCCGGTCCGAATCCATCCGCACCCCCGGCATCGGCGAAGACATGGTGCTCGACCAAGACCTGTTCATCCGTCAGGCGTTCACCGGGGGCGTACTCGAACCGGTCGGCGAGACGGATCTGCAGACCTACCTCGCGCCCTTCCCGACCCCCGAAAGCCGCCGGCCGGTGCTGGCGTGGGCGCGGCAGATGCCGCTCGGCGGCGAACCCGCCGACCTGGTGGCTCGTATCGAAGCCTACGACCGGTGGCTGTCCGACAGCGTCGGGACGCCGAAGCTGCTGCTGACGTTCGAAGGCTCCCCGACCCTGCTCATCGACCCGGCGATGGCCGGCTGGTGCGAAAACCACATCGCAACACTGGAAGTCGTCGCCTGCGGCGCGGCCGGACACCATGCCGCCGAGGACCGGCCCGGCGAGATCGGCACCGCGATCGCCGAGTGGCTGCGGCGCCACCGCCTCACCGGAGGCCGCTGA
- a CDS encoding helix-turn-helix domain-containing protein — protein sequence MIVETWTRVEVRALRDAALRMTQEQFAEQIGWSVATVRKWERATESRPVRGQRAADLDSWLAKLSPEQMRRFALAVSGPRAAAQRHSPSGDIEDEADVNRREFSMAAALTVATLPQWKPSRIGMADVNRLNAFTAELEAAQQRVGGAGLLPTAVDALERTRGLLHSCVFDDATGKAWMSAVGELAVQTGWLAYDADQTQLAWRCYSDALSLAFTADDDDLTVHACMNAALQSTTLARIGRASPSYALALTRRAGDLVRRRPAGRIHALIAAREAAAYGTAGDASSVAKAMSAAWREMDNAMADEPVDQCPAWLRFVSHSEVRFHEARACTDMSNHNRALSLFEVVAGEPASPSNTVHAAAWWSASLARTGDMGEAIATGLPVLEALETWLASPRALKVLEPVRASAERLPEGEEFRARYDALTTTKGTAVD from the coding sequence ATGATCGTGGAGACTTGGACACGGGTTGAGGTACGCGCCCTGCGCGATGCCGCGCTCCGTATGACTCAGGAGCAGTTCGCCGAACAGATCGGGTGGTCTGTTGCGACCGTGCGAAAATGGGAACGTGCCACCGAATCGCGGCCGGTGCGCGGGCAACGTGCCGCCGACCTCGATAGTTGGCTCGCCAAGCTGAGCCCGGAGCAGATGCGTCGGTTCGCGCTCGCCGTATCCGGCCCCCGGGCCGCAGCACAGCGACACTCGCCGTCTGGAGACATAGAGGATGAGGCAGACGTGAACCGCCGCGAATTCAGCATGGCCGCTGCGCTGACCGTCGCGACATTGCCGCAATGGAAACCGTCCCGCATCGGGATGGCGGATGTGAACCGGCTCAATGCATTCACTGCTGAACTGGAGGCTGCTCAGCAACGGGTCGGAGGTGCCGGACTTCTGCCCACTGCGGTCGACGCGCTGGAGCGCACTCGAGGGCTATTACACAGCTGCGTCTTCGACGATGCGACCGGGAAGGCGTGGATGTCCGCAGTCGGCGAGCTTGCTGTCCAAACTGGTTGGCTGGCTTACGATGCGGATCAGACGCAGCTTGCATGGCGTTGTTACTCCGACGCACTGTCGTTGGCGTTCACAGCTGACGACGACGATTTGACCGTGCACGCATGCATGAACGCTGCCTTGCAAAGCACCACGTTGGCGCGGATCGGACGAGCATCTCCGTCGTACGCTCTTGCGCTGACCCGCCGCGCGGGAGATCTGGTGCGGCGCCGGCCGGCGGGGCGGATTCACGCGCTGATTGCTGCGCGCGAGGCGGCCGCATACGGGACGGCGGGAGACGCGAGCAGTGTCGCCAAGGCGATGTCGGCGGCGTGGCGCGAGATGGACAATGCAATGGCCGACGAGCCGGTCGATCAGTGTCCCGCGTGGCTGCGGTTCGTCAGTCACTCCGAAGTTCGGTTCCACGAGGCACGAGCCTGTACGGATATGAGCAACCACAATCGGGCTCTCAGCCTGTTCGAGGTCGTGGCAGGCGAGCCGGCCAGCCCCAGCAACACCGTGCACGCGGCAGCGTGGTGGTCGGCGTCGCTGGCTCGTACCGGCGACATGGGAGAGGCAATCGCGACAGGGCTGCCGGTGCTCGAGGCGCTGGAAACGTGGCTTGCGTCCCCCCGTGCACTCAAGGTGCTCGAGCCGGTGCGGGCCTCAGCTGAGAGGCTTCCCGAAGGTGAGGAGTTCCGGGCTCGTTACGACGCTCTCACCACCACGAAAGGCACCGCAGTTGACTGA